A portion of the Symphalangus syndactylus isolate Jambi chromosome 13, NHGRI_mSymSyn1-v2.1_pri, whole genome shotgun sequence genome contains these proteins:
- the PCP2 gene encoding Purkinje cell protein 2 homolog isoform X1 encodes MLGPRGSSWAKESSFPDSCSSSQATLIRPQSRTAGHWHRSLSLEAVPREVALLARPLGQGPGLGRRLMSHSEQLCRGSAGTMVRAEEEGTAGPGAGSPDQEGFFNLLSHVQGDRMEGQRCSLQGGPDQTTKSQSDPTPEMDSLMDMLASTQGRRMDDQRVTVSSLPGFQPVGSKDGAQKRAGTLSPQPLLTPQDPTALGFRRNSSPQPPTQAP; translated from the exons ATGCTGGGACCTAGGGGTAGCTCCTGGGCCAAGGAGAGCAGTTTCCCTGATTCGTGTTCCAGCTCCCAGGCCACACTCATCAGGCCCCAATCTAGGACGGCGGGACACTGGCATCGGAGCCTGTCCCTTGAGGCGGTACCACGTGAAGTGGCACTGCTGGCCAGGCCCCTGGGGCAGGGGCCAGGATTGGGAAGGAGACTCATGTCTCATTCAGAACAGCTCTGCAGAGGATCGGCGGGGACTATGGTGAGGGCTGAAGAAGAAGGGACGGCAGGCCCCGGG GCGGGCTCCCCAGACCAGGAGGGCTTCTTCAATCTGCTGAGCCACGTGCAGGGTGACCGGATGGAGGGGCAGCGCTGTTCACTGCAGGGCGGGCCGGACCAGACCACCAAGAGCC AGAGCGACCCCACCCCCGAGATGGACAGCCTCATGGACATGCTGGCCAGTACCCAGGGCCGCCGCATGGATGACCAACGTGTGACAGTCAGCAGCCTGCCCGGCTTCCAGCCCGTGGGGTCCAAG GACGGAGCACAGAAACGAGCTGGGACCCTCAGTCCCCAACCCCTGCTCACCCCTCAGGACCCGACCGCTCTCGGCTTCCGTCGGAacagcagcccccagcccccgACACAAGCCCCCTGA
- the XAB2 gene encoding pre-mRNA-splicing factor SYF1, whose product MVVMARLSRPERPDLVFEEEDLPYEEEIMRNQFSVKCWLRYIEFKQGAPKPRLNQLYERALKLLPCSYKLWYRYLKARRAQVKHRCVTDPAYEDVNNCHERAFVFMHKMPRLWLDYCQFLMDQGRVTHTRRTFDRALRALPITQHSRIWPLYLRFLRSHPLPETAVRGYRRFLKLSPESAEEYIEYLKSSDRLDEAAQRLATVVNDERFVSKAGKSNYQLWHELCDLISQNPDKVQSLNVDAIIRGGLTRFTDQLGKLWCSLADYYIRSGHFEKARDVYEEAIRTVMTVRDFTQVFDSYAQFEESMIAAKMETASELGREEEDDVDLELRLARFEQLISRRPLLLNSVLLRQNPHHVHEWHKRVALHQGRPREIINTYTEAVQTVDPFKATGKPHTLWVAFAKFYEDNGQLDDARVILEKATKVNFKQVDDLASVWCQCGELELRHENYDEALRLLRKATALPARRAEYFDGSEPVQNRVYKSLKVWSMLADLEESLGTFQSTKAVYDRILDLRIATPQIVINYAMFLEEHKYFEESFKAYERGISLFKWPNVSDIWSTYLTKFIARYGGRKLERARDLFEQALDGCPPKYAKTLYLLYAQLEEEWGLARHAMAVYERATRAVEPTQQYDMFNIYIKRAAEIYGVTHTRGIYQKAIEVLSDEHAREMCLRFADMECKLGEIDRARAIYSFCSQICDPRTTGAFWQTWKDFEVRHGNEDTIKEMLRIRRSVQATYNTQVNFMASQMLKVSGSATGTVSDLAPGQSGMDDMKLLEQRAEQLAAEAERDQPLRAQSKILFVRSDASREELAELAQQVNPEEIQLGEDEDEDEMDLEPNEVRLEQQSVPAAVFGSLKED is encoded by the exons ATGGTGGTGATGGCGAGACTTTCGCGGCCCGAGCGGCCGGACCTTGTCTTC GAGGAAGAGGACCTCCCGTATGAGGAGGAAATCATGCGGAACCAGTTCTCTGTCAAATGCTGGCTTCGCTACATCGAGTTCAAACAGGGCGCCCCGAAGCCCAGGCTCAATCAGCTATACGAGCGGGCACTCAAGCTGCTGCCCTGCAG CTACAAACTCTGGTACCGATACCTGAAGGCGCGTCGGGCACAGGTGAAGCATCGCTGTGTGACCGACCCTGCCTATGAAGATGTCAACAACTGTCATGAGAGGGCCTTTGTGTTCATGCACAAG ATGCCTCGTCTGTGGCTAGATTACTGCCAGTTCCTCATGGACCAGGGGCGCGTCACACACACCCGCCGCACCTTCGACCGTGCCCTCCGGGCACTGCCCATCACGCAGCACTCTCGAATTTGGCCCCTGTATCTGCGCTTCCTGCGCTCACACCCACTGCCTGAGACAGCTGTGCGAGGCTATCGGCGATTCCTCAAG CTGAGTCCCGAGAGTGCAGAGGAGTACATTGAGTACCTCAAGTCAAGTGACCGGCTGGATGAGGCCGCCCAGCGCCTGGCCACCGTGGTGAACGACGAGCGTTTCGTGTCCAAGGCCGGCAAGTCTAACTACCAG CTGTGGCACGAGCTGTGCGACCTCATCTCCCAGAATCCAGACAAGGTACAGTCCCTCAATGTGGATGCCATCATCCGCGGGGGCCTCACCCGCTTCACCGACCAGCTGGGCAAGCTCTGGTGTTCTCTCGCCGACTACTACATCCGCAGCGGCCACTTCGAGAAG GCTCGGGACGTGTACGAGGAGGCCATCCGGACGGTGATGACCGTGCGGGACTTCACACAGGTGTTTGACAGCTACGCCCAGTTTGAGGAGAGCATGATCGCCGCAAAGATGGAGACCGCCTCAGAGCTGGGGCGCGAGGAGGAGG ATGATGTGGACCTGGAGCTGCGCCTGGCCCGCTTCGAGCAGCTCATCAGCCGGCGGCCCCTGCTCCTCAACAGCGTCTTGCTGCGCCAAAACCCACACCACGTGCACGAGTGGCACAAGCGTGTCGCCCTGCACCAGGGCCGCCCCCGGGAG ATCATCAACACCTACACAGAGGCTGTGCAGACAGTGGACCCCTTCAAGGCCACAGGCAAGCCCCACACTCTGTGGGTGGCGTTTGCCAAGTTTTATGAGGACAACGGGCAGCTGGATGAT GCCCGTGTCATCCTGGAGAAGGCCACCAAGGTGAACTTCAAGCAGGTGGATGACCTGGCAAGCGTGTGGTGTCAGTGCGGGGAGCTGGAGCTCCGACACGAGAACTACGATGAGGCCTTGCGGCTGCTGCGA AAGGCCACAGCGCTGCCTGCCCGCCGGGCCGAGTACTTTGATGGCTCAGAGCCCGTGCAGAACCGCGTGTACAAGTCACTGAAGGTCTGGTCCATGCTCGCTGACCTGGAGGAGAGCCTCGGCACCTTCCAG tCCACCAAGGCTGTGTATGACCGCATCCTGGACCTGCGCATTGCCACACCCCAGATCGTCATCAACTATGCCATGTTCCTGGAGGAGCACAAGTACTTTGAGGAGAGCTTCAag GCATACGAGCGCGGCATCTCGCTGTTCAAGTGGCCCAACGTGTCCGACATCTGGAGCACCTACCTGACCAAATTCATTGCCCGCTATGGGGGCCGCAAGCTGGAGCGGGCGCGGGACCTGTTTGAACAGGCTCTGGACGGCTGCCCCCCAAAATATGCCAAGA CCTTGTACCTGCTATACGCACAGCTGGAGGAGGAGTGGGGCCTGGCCCGGCACGCCATGGCAGTGTACGAGCGTGCCACCAGGGCCGTGGAGCCCACCCAGCAGTACGACATGTTCAACATCTACATCAAGCGGGCGGCCGAGATCTATGGGGTCACCCACACCCGCGGCATCTACCAGAAGGCCATTGAG GTGCTGTCGGACGAGCATGCGCGTGAGATGTGCCTGCGGTTTGCAGACATGGAGTGCAAGCTTGGGGAGATCGACCGCGCCCGGGCCATCTACAGCTTCTGCTCCCAGATCTGTGACCCCCGG ACGACTGGCGCGTTCTGGCAGACGTGGAAGGACTTCGAGGTCCGGCATGGCAATGAGGACACCATCAAGGAGATGCTGCGTATCCGGCGCAGCGTGCAGGCCACATACAACACGCAGGTCAACTTCATGGCCTCGCAGATGCTCAAGGTCTCGGGCAGTGCCACGGGCACCG TGTCTGACCTGGCCCCTGGGCAGAGCGGCATGGACGACATGAAGCTGCTGGAACAGCGGGCAGAGCAGCTGGCAGCTGAGGCGGAGCGCGACCAGCCCTTGCGCGcccagagcaagatcctgttcgTGAG GAGTGACGCCTCCCGAGAGGAGCTGGCAGAGCTGGCACAGCAGGTCAACCCTGAGGAGATCCAGCTGGGCGAGGACGAGGATGAGGACGAGATGGACCTGGAGCCCAACG AGGTTCGGCTGGAGCAGCAGAGCGTGCCAGCCGCAGTGTTCGGGAGCCTGAAGGAAGACTGA
- the PET100 gene encoding protein PET100 homolog, mitochondrial isoform X1 — MGVKLEIFRVSGHRSGLAGLAGDLPGSEDEMIIYLTFPVAMFWVSNQAEWFEDHVIQRKRELWPPEKLQEIEEFKERLRKRREEKLLRDAQQNS; from the exons ATGGGGGTGAAGCTGGAGATATTTCGGGTCAGTGGACACAGGAGTGGGTTGGCAGGCTTGGCAGGGGATCTTCCTGGATCTGAAGATGAG ATGATAATCTACCTCACTTTCCCTGTGGCTATGTTCTGGGTTTCCAATCAGGCCGAGTGGTTTGAGGACCATGTCATACAGCGCAAG AGGGAGCTGTGGCCACCTGAGAAG CTTCAAGAGATAGAGGAGTTCAAAGAGAGGTTACGGAAGCGGCGGGAGGAGAAGCTCCTTCGCGATGCCCAGCAGAACTCCTGA
- the PCP2 gene encoding Purkinje cell protein 2 homolog isoform X6, whose amino-acid sequence MLIHTWEQLCRGSAGTMAGSPDQEGFFNLLSHVQGDRMEGQRCSLQGGPDQTTKSQSDPTPEMDSLMDMLASTQGRRMDDQRVTVSSLPGFQPVGSKDGAQKRAGTLSPQPLLTPQDPTALGFRRNSSPQPPTQAP is encoded by the exons ATGCTGATACACACATGGG AACAGCTCTGCAGAGGATCGGCGGGGACTATG GCGGGCTCCCCAGACCAGGAGGGCTTCTTCAATCTGCTGAGCCACGTGCAGGGTGACCGGATGGAGGGGCAGCGCTGTTCACTGCAGGGCGGGCCGGACCAGACCACCAAGAGCC AGAGCGACCCCACCCCCGAGATGGACAGCCTCATGGACATGCTGGCCAGTACCCAGGGCCGCCGCATGGATGACCAACGTGTGACAGTCAGCAGCCTGCCCGGCTTCCAGCCCGTGGGGTCCAAG GACGGAGCACAGAAACGAGCTGGGACCCTCAGTCCCCAACCCCTGCTCACCCCTCAGGACCCGACCGCTCTCGGCTTCCGTCGGAacagcagcccccagcccccgACACAAGCCCCCTGA
- the PCP2 gene encoding Purkinje cell protein 2 homolog isoform X5, protein MMDQEEKTEEGSGPCAEAGSPDQEGFFNLLSHVQGDRMEGQRCSLQGGPDQTTKSQSDPTPEMDSLMDMLASTQGRRMDDQRVTVSSLPGFQPVGSKDGAQKRAGTLSPQPLLTPQDPTALGFRRNSSPQPPTQAP, encoded by the exons ATGATGGATCAGGAGGAGAAGACGGAGGAAGGCTCAGGCCCCTGTGCCGAG GCGGGCTCCCCAGACCAGGAGGGCTTCTTCAATCTGCTGAGCCACGTGCAGGGTGACCGGATGGAGGGGCAGCGCTGTTCACTGCAGGGCGGGCCGGACCAGACCACCAAGAGCC AGAGCGACCCCACCCCCGAGATGGACAGCCTCATGGACATGCTGGCCAGTACCCAGGGCCGCCGCATGGATGACCAACGTGTGACAGTCAGCAGCCTGCCCGGCTTCCAGCCCGTGGGGTCCAAG GACGGAGCACAGAAACGAGCTGGGACCCTCAGTCCCCAACCCCTGCTCACCCCTCAGGACCCGACCGCTCTCGGCTTCCGTCGGAacagcagcccccagcccccgACACAAGCCCCCTGA
- the PCP2 gene encoding Purkinje cell protein 2 homolog isoform X3 — MIFMGLKLGWEQMGHELGIWGWGESTPPRPGRLKGPLWHWAGAEASRKVTGIQGHDGSGGEDGGRLRPLCREQLCRGSAGTMAGSPDQEGFFNLLSHVQGDRMEGQRCSLQGGPDQTTKSQSDPTPEMDSLMDMLASTQGRRMDDQRVTVSSLPGFQPVGSKDGAQKRAGTLSPQPLLTPQDPTALGFRRNSSPQPPTQAP; from the exons ATGATCTTTATGGGGCTTAAGCTTGGGTGGGAGCAGATGGGGCATGAGCTGGGGATTTGGGGATGGGGAGAATCCACACCCCCACGTCCTGGACGTTTAAAAGGCCCTCTCTGGCACTGGGCCGGGGCAGAGGCCAGCAGAAAAGTGACTGGAATCCAGGGACATGATGGATCAGGAGGAGAAGACGGAGGAAGGCTCAGGCCCCTGTGCCGAG AACAGCTCTGCAGAGGATCGGCGGGGACTATG GCGGGCTCCCCAGACCAGGAGGGCTTCTTCAATCTGCTGAGCCACGTGCAGGGTGACCGGATGGAGGGGCAGCGCTGTTCACTGCAGGGCGGGCCGGACCAGACCACCAAGAGCC AGAGCGACCCCACCCCCGAGATGGACAGCCTCATGGACATGCTGGCCAGTACCCAGGGCCGCCGCATGGATGACCAACGTGTGACAGTCAGCAGCCTGCCCGGCTTCCAGCCCGTGGGGTCCAAG GACGGAGCACAGAAACGAGCTGGGACCCTCAGTCCCCAACCCCTGCTCACCCCTCAGGACCCGACCGCTCTCGGCTTCCGTCGGAacagcagcccccagcccccgACACAAGCCCCCTGA
- the PCP2 gene encoding Purkinje cell protein 2 homolog isoform X2: protein MLGPRGSSWAKESSFPDSCSSSQATLIRPQSRTAGHWHRSLSLEAVPREVALLARPLGQGPGLGRRLMSHSEQLCRGSAGTMAGSPDQEGFFNLLSHVQGDRMEGQRCSLQGGPDQTTKSQSDPTPEMDSLMDMLASTQGRRMDDQRVTVSSLPGFQPVGSKDGAQKRAGTLSPQPLLTPQDPTALGFRRNSSPQPPTQAP from the exons ATGCTGGGACCTAGGGGTAGCTCCTGGGCCAAGGAGAGCAGTTTCCCTGATTCGTGTTCCAGCTCCCAGGCCACACTCATCAGGCCCCAATCTAGGACGGCGGGACACTGGCATCGGAGCCTGTCCCTTGAGGCGGTACCACGTGAAGTGGCACTGCTGGCCAGGCCCCTGGGGCAGGGGCCAGGATTGGGAAGGAGACTCATGTCTCATTCAGAACAGCTCTGCAGAGGATCGGCGGGGACTATG GCGGGCTCCCCAGACCAGGAGGGCTTCTTCAATCTGCTGAGCCACGTGCAGGGTGACCGGATGGAGGGGCAGCGCTGTTCACTGCAGGGCGGGCCGGACCAGACCACCAAGAGCC AGAGCGACCCCACCCCCGAGATGGACAGCCTCATGGACATGCTGGCCAGTACCCAGGGCCGCCGCATGGATGACCAACGTGTGACAGTCAGCAGCCTGCCCGGCTTCCAGCCCGTGGGGTCCAAG GACGGAGCACAGAAACGAGCTGGGACCCTCAGTCCCCAACCCCTGCTCACCCCTCAGGACCCGACCGCTCTCGGCTTCCGTCGGAacagcagcccccagcccccgACACAAGCCCCCTGA
- the PET100 gene encoding protein PET100 homolog, mitochondrial isoform X2 produces MGVKLEIFRMIIYLTFPVAMFWVSNQAEWFEDHVIQRKRELWPPEKLQEIEEFKERLRKRREEKLLRDAQQNS; encoded by the exons ATGGGGGTGAAGCTGGAGATATTTCGG ATGATAATCTACCTCACTTTCCCTGTGGCTATGTTCTGGGTTTCCAATCAGGCCGAGTGGTTTGAGGACCATGTCATACAGCGCAAG AGGGAGCTGTGGCCACCTGAGAAG CTTCAAGAGATAGAGGAGTTCAAAGAGAGGTTACGGAAGCGGCGGGAGGAGAAGCTCCTTCGCGATGCCCAGCAGAACTCCTGA
- the PCP2 gene encoding Purkinje cell protein 2 homolog isoform X4, which translates to MGSQATLIRPQSRTAGHWHRSLSLEAVPREVALLARPLGQGPGLGRRLMSHSEQLCRGSAGTMAGSPDQEGFFNLLSHVQGDRMEGQRCSLQGGPDQTTKSQSDPTPEMDSLMDMLASTQGRRMDDQRVTVSSLPGFQPVGSKDGAQKRAGTLSPQPLLTPQDPTALGFRRNSSPQPPTQAP; encoded by the exons ATGGG CTCCCAGGCCACACTCATCAGGCCCCAATCTAGGACGGCGGGACACTGGCATCGGAGCCTGTCCCTTGAGGCGGTACCACGTGAAGTGGCACTGCTGGCCAGGCCCCTGGGGCAGGGGCCAGGATTGGGAAGGAGACTCATGTCTCATTCAGAACAGCTCTGCAGAGGATCGGCGGGGACTATG GCGGGCTCCCCAGACCAGGAGGGCTTCTTCAATCTGCTGAGCCACGTGCAGGGTGACCGGATGGAGGGGCAGCGCTGTTCACTGCAGGGCGGGCCGGACCAGACCACCAAGAGCC AGAGCGACCCCACCCCCGAGATGGACAGCCTCATGGACATGCTGGCCAGTACCCAGGGCCGCCGCATGGATGACCAACGTGTGACAGTCAGCAGCCTGCCCGGCTTCCAGCCCGTGGGGTCCAAG GACGGAGCACAGAAACGAGCTGGGACCCTCAGTCCCCAACCCCTGCTCACCCCTCAGGACCCGACCGCTCTCGGCTTCCGTCGGAacagcagcccccagcccccgACACAAGCCCCCTGA